From Halorussus lipolyticus:
AGTTAAATTCGTGGTGGTGAAATATTACTACTGAGTAAAGTTCGGGGGCTTCGGCTAAATTTAGGCCGCTGTGTGAAACGTAGTGGATGTCCATAGACGCACCTTTTTACTCGCTCGCTCCAACCAAGCGCGTATGCTGGACCTCGCGGTCGCCTACAAGGAAGAAACCTTCGAGCGCATGCGGGACCCGCTGGCGGAGCGCGGCGTCGCGGTCCACCACGTGCCGACCGAGGCCCGCGCCATCTCGCTGTCGGACCCGCCGTGGTCGCCCGACGAGTTCGACGCCGGATTCGTCTATCCCGGCCGGGAGATGGAGGGCGGCGTCGTAGACGCCTTGTTGGACGTGCCGTGGGTCAACGACCGCGAGGACGTGCTGGCCTCGCGGAACAAGGCGGGCGCGATTGCCGAACTAGAGCGGGCGGGCGTGCCGGTTCCCGAGAGCGTCCTCGTGTCGAACCCCGCCGACGAGGAGGTCCTCGTCTCGGCGTTCGACCGGTTCGACCCGCCGGTCGTCGTCAAACCCAACTCCACGACGCGGGGCGTCGGCGTGGCGAAAGTCGGCGACGCCGATTCCTTCCTCGGGGTGACCGACTACCTCGACTTGGTTCACGACTACCGGGCGACGGGGGACAAGTCCTTCCTCGTCCAAGAGTACCTGCCAGACGCTACCGACTACCGGGCGATGGTGGTGGACGGCGAGTGCGTCGGCGGCGTCGAGCGCCGGATTCCCGACGACGCCGACAGCGACCGGTGGAAGCACAACGTCCACCGCGGCGCGGAAGCGACCGGCGTGGACCTCCCCGACGAGTTGCGCACGCTGGCCGAGCGAACCGCCGACGTGTTGGACATCGACCTCCTCGGCGTGGACATTCTGGTCACGGACGACCGCGCGGTGGTCAACGAGACCAACGCCCGGCCGACCATCGACGCCGAGACCAAGTACGACGACGGATTCTACGACCGACTCACGGCGCTGATTCTGAAGACCGCTCGGACGTGAGCGGCCTTCGACCGACGCGGCGATACGGCCGCGCGGAAACATCTATATTTCTAAAGCAATCGAGGACGATTTCTTAACGACGAATATGATTTGTTAGAGCGAGAAAGAGCGCAGAGCGGACAGAACCCCCGAGGAGGCCCCCGAAACGACCGCGTTACTGAACGTCGATGTCGGCGGAGTCCTCGGCCTTGTCGAACTGGACTTCGAGGACGCCGTTGTTGTACGTGGCGGACGCCGAGTGTTCGTCAACTTGGGCGGGCAGTCGGACTCGCTCGTCGTACTCGCGGTGGTCGCTGGCGGCGCTGATGGTCAGCATCTCGCCGTCGCACTTGAGGTCGATGTCGTCTTTCTCGACGCCGGGGAGGTCGGCGATGACCCGCACCACGTCGTCGCTCTCGTGGATGTCAACGTGGGTCTCGGTGCCGAATCCGGTTTGGCCGGCGTCCGCTCCGGGACCGCTCCGCTCTACGTGCATGTCGAAGTCGTCGCCCATCATCTCGTTCATCATGCGCTCGATTTCGCGGAAGAGGTCGTCGAAGGGGTCGTCGCGGTCGTCTCGTCGCATGTTCACAGGTAGGGCGTATGCAAGCAAAAGCCTTTGGCACTCGGGGACGTTCGCTGACTTTCACCACACCCAGAGAAAGTATTTATGTCTACCAATCGAAATTATAGCCGGAGGTCCGACGAATGCCTATCACGCAGTAAGTCCCTCCGGTCCTCGTATCGTCCCCGTTAACCGATTCTCCGACGCTTCAATTTTCCGGCGAACGCGAAAAAACGCGACGAACGCTGACTAGATGCCCATCCCGAGCGACTCGTTGGTCGTCCGGATGCTCTCGTCGGCGTCGGCGCTGTTCGTGACCGCCCGGATGGCGTCCACGTTCTCGGGCACCACGTCGCTCTCCTGATGGATGGCTTGGAACAGGTAGAGGTCGTCGTCCTCGGTCGTAATCGACTCGCCCCAGACGCAGTTCTCCCAGATGTCGGCACGAGGACGACCCACGTCTTGGGCGTACTCTTTCAACTTGCCCGCGCCGTCGATGTCGAAGTGTTCGGGGATGACGAACAGGCGCGACTCGCCTTCGAGGAGTTCGCGGACCTCGTCGGCGTCGGGTTCGGATTCGAGCGTGACGTTGACGCTGTGCATGTGCATCAGCGTGGCGGGCACCTTGAGTCCGAGGGTGTCGATGTCGAGGTCCGGGAAGATGGTCTTCACGTCCGGCCCGTGGTGAGAGGGGAGCGTGACCGGGTTCGGCACGATGTCGTTGATGGGACCGCGACCGGTCTGGGCAGGGTCGCCGCCCCGGCGGACCAGCGTGGTGCGGACCTTCTCGACGCCGTACTCCTCGCGGAGCGGCGCGACGAGACGCGAGAGGCCGGTCGTGTTACACGAGACGACGCGAACGTGGTCCGCGCCGTTTGCGTCCGAGAAGTTCGAGCGAGCGTTGAAACTGGTGTCCACGAAGTCCGCGGACTCGCCACCCTGATACAGCGCGGGGGTATCGTACTCGTCGTACATCTCCGAGTTCTGCTCGCCGATACCCGAGGGGCAAGCGTCCACGACGACATCGCTCGCTTCGACTAGCTCCTCGACCATCCCGGCGAGTTCGATGCCGGCCTCGTCGAACTGGTCCACGCGCTCCTCGATGGCGGCGTAGAGGGGGAAGTCCTTCTCGATTGCCTGCTCGGCCTCGAAGTTGGGGCGCGTCTTGGCGACCCCGACGACTTCCATATCTGGCTGAGCGCGTACTGCGTCGGCGACGCGCTTCCCAATCGTCCCGTACCCGTTGATTCCGACCCGTAGCATGTGGTTCGATTTCCGACGCCGACGCGCATAATGGTTTCGAGGTATGTCGTCAGAAATGAACTATAGAGCGAGTAAGTTCTCTGATTCCGGGGCGGCGGTCGTTCCGGGAAGGGAAAACCTAACCCCTCGCCGACCCACCTGCCGAACATGAGCCTCCGAGACGCGGCCGAGACCGCAATCACGCAGTGTCTCGCCCTCGAAGAAACTGAGTCCTGTTGCATCGTCACCGACGACAAGCGCGAACCCATCGGCGAGGCCCTCTACGAGGTCGCCAGCGAAGTCACCGACGACGCGACTATCATCCGGTTCCCGCCGGGTGCCAGCCACGGCGCGGAACCGCCCGAACCGGTCTCGTCTGCGATGGCCGCGAGCGACGTGTTCCTCGCACCGACCACCAAGAGCCTGAGCCACACCCGCGCTCGGGGCGACGCCAACGACGCCGGCGCGCGCGGTGCCACCCTGCCGGGCATCACCGAGGAGGTCTTCACCACCGGACTGGAAGCCGACTACGAGACCATCGCCCAGCACTGCGAGGACGTCCTCGAACAGGTCCAAGACGCCGACGAGATTCGCGTGACCTCGCCGCAGGGCACCGACATCACCTTCGAACCGGGCGACCGG
This genomic window contains:
- a CDS encoding ATP-grasp domain-containing protein, whose translation is MLDLAVAYKEETFERMRDPLAERGVAVHHVPTEARAISLSDPPWSPDEFDAGFVYPGREMEGGVVDALLDVPWVNDREDVLASRNKAGAIAELERAGVPVPESVLVSNPADEEVLVSAFDRFDPPVVVKPNSTTRGVGVAKVGDADSFLGVTDYLDLVHDYRATGDKSFLVQEYLPDATDYRAMVVDGECVGGVERRIPDDADSDRWKHNVHRGAEATGVDLPDELRTLAERTADVLDIDLLGVDILVTDDRAVVNETNARPTIDAETKYDDGFYDRLTALILKTART
- a CDS encoding aminopeptidase; the encoded protein is MSLRDAAETAITQCLALEETESCCIVTDDKREPIGEALYEVASEVTDDATIIRFPPGASHGAEPPEPVSSAMAASDVFLAPTTKSLSHTRARGDANDAGARGATLPGITEEVFTTGLEADYETIAQHCEDVLEQVQDADEIRVTSPQGTDITFEPGDREWHDDTGIVHDAGDFSNLPAGEVFVSPEDVNGTYVVDGTMMPHGLLDEGQTLEFDVEDGQVTRISDDEIRQSVEDAAEEVGDAAYNLAELGIGTNVAVTELVGSVLLDEKAGGTVHIAIGDDAGIGGDTEAPIHFDGILREPTVYADGEEIDLPQP
- a CDS encoding type II glyceraldehyde-3-phosphate dehydrogenase produces the protein MLRVGINGYGTIGKRVADAVRAQPDMEVVGVAKTRPNFEAEQAIEKDFPLYAAIEERVDQFDEAGIELAGMVEELVEASDVVVDACPSGIGEQNSEMYDEYDTPALYQGGESADFVDTSFNARSNFSDANGADHVRVVSCNTTGLSRLVAPLREEYGVEKVRTTLVRRGGDPAQTGRGPINDIVPNPVTLPSHHGPDVKTIFPDLDIDTLGLKVPATLMHMHSVNVTLESEPDADEVRELLEGESRLFVIPEHFDIDGAGKLKEYAQDVGRPRADIWENCVWGESITTEDDDLYLFQAIHQESDVVPENVDAIRAVTNSADADESIRTTNESLGMGI
- a CDS encoding Hsp20/alpha crystallin family protein, which codes for MRRDDRDDPFDDLFREIERMMNEMMGDDFDMHVERSGPGADAGQTGFGTETHVDIHESDDVVRVIADLPGVEKDDIDLKCDGEMLTISAASDHREYDERVRLPAQVDEHSASATYNNGVLEVQFDKAEDSADIDVQ